A region of Ammospiza nelsoni isolate bAmmNel1 chromosome 8, bAmmNel1.pri, whole genome shotgun sequence DNA encodes the following proteins:
- the CEP55 gene encoding centrosomal protein of 55 kDa: MNAKTAIDRIIGKGGLKLGSSRADGGLEKGKREGAAPRRSLEELATGKGRMTEPERSELLQKILLLEKEKEKYNHLLGEKDREIQNLKDKLRSKTKTSEVSFLQNQLEEKTKEAERREQLLCSLSEEINRLKCNLSAVMAKCSDLENEASGTFQEAATNSTEIERQLKDALEKNQQWLLYDQQREAYVRGLLGRIFELEQKAEIVSQQESKSNSEGHPQEEKQECCDQLFLTAKRDPETERRTITQLRSELNELKKTYQETQGEMMSLNALLQSQRLAEMKTQENENTMKEKAQRLEQENETIKEQLREEKEKSEDLLCQVQLLRKSLLRQEAEHTRIALLEQQIQICTTDLENGKLDRHNLKLELNHVLKELRKAKEKITRLEPLKLRESGHMESQEDLQAVFDKKLTTYDRSPPLKHSSCLDESFLECPRCKVLYPTSQHRELLAHIDFCAA; encoded by the exons ATGAACGCCAAGACCGCCATAGATCGAATTATTGGCAAGGGGGGCCTGAagctgggcagctccagagctgacGGTGGGCTCGAGAAGGGGAAGCGGGAGGGCGCTGCCCCGCGGAGGTCCCTGGAGGAGTTGGCCACGGGCAAAGGCAGAATGACGGAGCCGGAGAGGAGCGAGCTCCTGCAG aaaatacttttgcttgagaaagaaaaagaaaaatacaaccATCTTCTTGGAGAGAAGGACAGAGAAATCCAAAACCTGAAAGACAAGCTTAGGTCCAAAACCAAGACTAGTGAAGTGTCCTTCCTACAAAATCAActagaggaaaaaacaaaggaagcagaaagaagagaaCAGTTACTTTGTTCTctatcagaagaaattaataggttaaaatgtaatttatctGCAGTCATGGCAAAATGCTCCGATCTTGAGAACGAAGCCAGTGGTACTTTTCAG GAAGCTGccacaaacagcacagaaattgAAAGACAATTGAAAGAT GCTCTTGAGAAAAATCAGCAGTGGCTCCTGTATGACCAGCAACGGGAAGCATATGTCAGGGGGCTGCTTGGAAGGATCTTTGAACTTGAACAGAAGGCAGAAATAGTTAGCCAGCAAGAATCTAAATCAAATTCAGAAG GTCATCCACAAGAGGAAAAGCAAGAATGCTGTGACCAGCTGTTTCTGACTGCTAAGAGAGATCCTGAGACTGAAAGACGCACCATAACCCAGCTGAGATCTGAGCTCAATGAACTTAAAAAGACATATCAAGAAACACAAGGGGAAATGATGAGTTTAAATGCCTTACTGCAGTCACAACGGCTTGCTGAAATGAAGactcaagaaaatgaaaatacaatgaaagagaaagcacaaagactagaacaggaaaatgaaactATCAAAGAACagctcagggaagaaaaagaaaagtctgaAGATCTTTTATGTCAG GTGCAGCTTCTTCGTAAATCATTGCTCAGACAGGAGGCAGAACACACAAGAATAGCTTTGTTGGAACAACAG ATCCAGATATGTACCACAGACTTAGAGAATGGGAAGCTTGATCGCCACAACCTGAAGCTTGAGTTAAACCATGTTCTCAAGGAGCTGCGCAAGGCCAAGGAGAAAATAACCCGTCTGGAACCCCTG AAACTCCGGGAATCTGGACATATGGAATCACAAGAAGACTTGCAAGCTGTATTTGACAAGAAGTTGACCACATATGACAGAAGTCCTCCCCTGAAACATTCCAGCTGCCTTGATGAAAGTTTTCTCGAGTGTCCCAGATGTAAAGTGCTATATCCAACAAGCCAGCATAGAGAATTACTGGCACACATTGACTTCTGTGCAGCTTGA
- the FFAR4 gene encoding free fatty acid receptor 4 has translation MPVSRGTPGWNKTYFPFFSDFRGHNVTALRIGESCALAFIFVLSLAGNIWGICLLVRRHRRLCAANCLVLNLFCADLLFITAMPFIAVVRWTESWVLGNFVCHLLLYVVSLSGTVILLSLSAVSLERFVSIARLRHAAFRRRKVLAAALLLIWGLAAIATLPLCCFFTVVRLPAPAGQDIYICTLDWPSTAGETVWDTTFAIFFFLIPGFIIVISYSKILQITKASRRSLNAGLAYPEHHQIRVSQQDYKLFRALFLLMVSFFIMWTPIIVIIFLILVQNFKEDLNILPSVFFWIVLFTFANSAVNPILYNVAYFRRKCQEIFLCCTGNPERHRAGTETTVRRSNHEQPHLSFITR, from the exons ATGCCCGTGTCCAGGGGCACACCAGGATGGAATAAGACCTATTTCCCCTTCTTCTCGGACTTCAGGGGCCACAATGTGACGGCCTTGCGCATCGGCGAGTCATGTGCCCTGGCCTTCATCTTCGTGTTGTCGTTGGCGGGAAACATCTGGGGCATCTGCCTGCTGGTGAGGCGGCACCGCCGGCTCTGTGCCGCCAACTGCCTCGTCCTCAACCTCTTCTGCGCCGACCTGCTCTTCATCACTGCCATGCCCTTCATCGCCGTCGTGCGCTGGACCGAGTCCTGGGTGCTGGGCAACTTCGTTTGCCACCTGCTCCTCTATGTGGTGAGCTTGAGCGGCACCGtcatcctcctctccctgtCGGCCGTCAGCCTGGAGCGCTTCGTCAGCATCGCCCGGCTGCGCCACGCCGCCTTCCGCCGTCGCAAGGTGCTGGCCGCCGCCTTGCTTCTCATCTGGGGTCTCGCCGCCATCGCCACCCTCCcgctctgctgcttcttcacCGTGGTGCGACTGCCCGCCCCCGCCGGCCAG GACATTTATATTTGCACCCTGGATtggcccagcactgcaggagaaaCAGTGTGGGATACAAcctttgccatttttttctttctgatacCAGGATTCATCATTGTCATCAGTTACTCCAAAATCTTACAG ATTACAAAAGCATCAAGAAGAAGTTTAAATGCTGGTTTAGCCTATCCAGAACATCATCAGATTCGTGTTTCCCAGCAAGACTACAAACTATTCCGAGCCCTTTTTTTGTTGATGGTCTCTTTCTTCATTATGTGGACTCCAATaatagtaattatttttttaattttagttcaGAACTTCAAAgaagatttaaatattttgccatCAGTTTTCTTCTGGATAGTATTATTCACTTTTGCCAACTCTGCTGTCAATCCAATTCTGTATAATGTTGCCTATTTCAGACGTAAATGTCAGGAAATTTTTCTCTGTTGTACAGGGAACCCTGAAAGGCATAGAGCAGGTACAGAAACCACTGTAAGAAGAAGTAACCATGAACAGCCACATTTGTCTTTCATTACCAGATAA